A genomic window from Helicobacter suis HS1 includes:
- the atpA gene encoding F0F1 ATP synthase subunit alpha — MLKLKAEEISAIIKERIESFAPDINITQVGRVIAYADGVAKVYGLKDVMSYEVVEFDTGDRGLASNLEEGSVGVIVLGGGRNIKEGTSVKRTKQLMKVPVGDAVVGRVINTLGEPIDGRGPIEANAFSFVEQKAPGIMDRKSVHEPLQTGIKVIDALVPIGRGQRELIIGDKQTGKTTVAIDAIINQKDQNVICIYVAIGQKESTVAQVVHKLEEYGAMEYSVVINAPASASPAMQYLAPYAGVTIGEHFRDQGRHALIVYDDLSKHAVAYREISLILRRPPGREAFPGDVFYIHSRLLERAAKMSDKKGAGSLTALPIIETQAGDVSAYIPTNVISITDGQIFLETDLFYSGIRPAINVGLSVSRVGGAAQIKGTKQVAGTLRLDLAQYRELQAFAQFASDLDEASRKQLERGQRMVEVLKQPPYSPLPIEKQIVMIYAGVKGFLDGIPTKKVVAFEESLYPFLESKYPNILEDIRTKKALDKDLETMLKVAIEEFKLSLTL; from the coding sequence TTGTTAAAATTAAAAGCAGAAGAAATTAGCGCTATCATTAAAGAACGCATTGAAAGTTTTGCGCCTGATATTAATATCACGCAAGTGGGGCGGGTGATTGCTTATGCTGATGGCGTTGCTAAAGTTTATGGGCTTAAAGATGTGATGTCTTATGAGGTGGTTGAATTTGATACCGGCGATAGGGGCTTGGCCTCTAATTTAGAAGAAGGAAGTGTCGGGGTGATTGTGCTTGGTGGGGGGAGAAATATTAAAGAGGGTACAAGTGTTAAACGCACCAAACAACTTATGAAAGTACCCGTAGGCGATGCGGTCGTGGGGCGGGTGATTAATACACTAGGCGAACCCATTGATGGCAGAGGGCCCATAGAAGCTAATGCTTTCAGCTTTGTAGAACAAAAAGCCCCGGGGATTATGGATCGTAAATCCGTGCATGAACCTTTACAAACCGGTATTAAAGTCATTGATGCGCTTGTGCCTATTGGGCGCGGGCAACGCGAGCTTATCATTGGGGATAAACAAACGGGTAAAACCACTGTTGCCATTGATGCAATCATTAATCAAAAAGATCAAAATGTGATCTGTATTTATGTTGCTATCGGGCAAAAAGAGTCTACAGTGGCTCAGGTGGTGCATAAACTTGAAGAATACGGCGCTATGGAATATAGCGTTGTGATTAATGCCCCAGCCTCTGCCTCGCCGGCCATGCAATACCTCGCTCCCTATGCTGGGGTAACAATTGGGGAGCATTTTAGAGATCAAGGACGGCATGCGCTCATTGTCTATGACGATTTGAGTAAACATGCTGTGGCTTATCGCGAAATTTCTTTGATTTTAAGACGGCCTCCCGGGCGTGAGGCTTTCCCGGGCGATGTGTTTTATATCCATTCCAGATTGTTAGAGCGCGCTGCTAAAATGAGTGATAAGAAAGGGGCAGGCTCTTTAACCGCTCTACCCATTATTGAAACCCAAGCAGGCGATGTATCTGCTTATATCCCTACTAATGTGATTTCTATTACAGATGGGCAAATTTTTTTAGAAACCGATTTATTCTATTCCGGGATTCGCCCAGCGATTAATGTAGGCCTCTCTGTTTCTAGGGTAGGGGGAGCGGCTCAAATTAAGGGCACTAAGCAAGTAGCCGGAACTTTGCGCTTGGATTTAGCACAGTACCGCGAATTGCAAGCATTTGCCCAATTTGCCTCTGATTTAGATGAGGCGAGCCGTAAACAGCTTGAGCGCGGGCAAAGAATGGTAGAGGTACTCAAACAACCCCCCTATTCTCCCTTGCCCATTGAAAAACAAATCGTGATGATTTATGCCGGAGTTAAGGGCTTTTTAGATGGGATACCCACTAAAAAAGTGGTGGCTTTTGAGGAAAGCCTTTATCCATTTTTAGAGTCTAAATACCCTAATATCCTTGAGGATATCCGCACTAAAAAGGCATTAGATAAAGATTTAGAGACTATGCTAAAAGTGGCGATTGAAGAATTTAAACTAAGTCTAACTCTCTAG
- the atpG gene encoding ATP synthase F1 subunit gamma, which translates to MGGSLKEIRKKIASVKNTQKTTRAMKLVSTSKLKKTEEVTRRSRVFAQKLNEVFADICAKVKSRGLKSIESKYFLKLEHLEVQKIDIIFVTADKGLCGGFNTTTIKEVMRLINTYKNQNIKVRLRGVGKKGVAYFTYNGISLLDQALDLSSTPDYDRASAFINKAVQDYLNGLTDSVLIIHNGFKNMISQEIKIQTILPLDFGTHLQDDSMQEEKEGIVVEPDDEEGAILDSLAKKFIDFNMYYALLDSLAAEHSARMQAMDTATNNATDLVRTLTVSYNKARQEAITTELVEINAGVEAIK; encoded by the coding sequence ATGGGAGGCAGCCTAAAGGAAATCCGTAAAAAAATTGCCAGTGTTAAAAATACCCAAAAAACCACCCGTGCTATGAAACTGGTTTCTACCTCTAAACTTAAAAAAACAGAGGAAGTAACGCGCCGTTCTAGGGTGTTTGCCCAAAAACTTAATGAAGTCTTTGCGGATATTTGCGCGAAAGTTAAAAGTAGAGGTTTAAAAAGCATTGAGAGTAAGTATTTTCTTAAATTAGAACACTTAGAAGTCCAGAAAATTGACATCATCTTTGTTACCGCTGATAAAGGTTTGTGTGGTGGGTTTAATACCACAACGATTAAAGAGGTGATGCGTTTAATCAATACTTATAAGAATCAAAATATCAAGGTGCGTTTGCGCGGAGTTGGCAAAAAGGGCGTGGCGTATTTTACCTACAATGGCATTAGCCTTTTAGATCAAGCGCTAGATTTAAGCTCTACACCTGATTATGATAGAGCCAGTGCTTTTATTAATAAAGCCGTGCAAGATTATCTAAATGGGTTAACAGATAGTGTACTTATTATTCATAATGGTTTTAAAAACATGATCTCTCAAGAGATCAAAATCCAGACCATTTTACCCCTAGATTTTGGTACGCATCTTCAAGATGATAGTATGCAAGAGGAAAAAGAGGGGATTGTGGTTGAACCTGATGATGAGGAGGGGGCGATCTTAGATTCTTTGGCTAAAAAATTCATTGATTTTAACATGTATTATGCTTTGCTAGATTCGCTAGCAGCAGAGCACAGCGCTAGAATGCAGGCTATGGATACGGCGACTAATAATGCAACTGATTTAGTACGCACCCTCACTGTTTCCTATAATAAAGCCCGTCAAGAGGCAATCACAACTGAGTTGGTAGAAATCAATGCAGGTGTAGAAGCGATCAAATAA
- the atpD gene encoding F0F1 ATP synthase subunit beta, producing the protein MEGKIIQVMGPVVDVEFENYLPAIYEALDVSYHFEDQARELVLEVAAHLGDNRVRTIAMDMTEGLTRGQKVMARGKMIEVPVGEEVLGRIFNVVGDVIDNQEPLKEPIKWPIHRAAPSFEQQSTKTEMFETGIKVIDLLAPYSKGGKVGLFGGAGVGKTVIIMELIHNVAYKHSGYSVFAGVGERTREGNDLYHEMKEGGVLDKVALCYGQMNEPPGARNRIVFTGLTMAEYFRDEKGLDILMFIDNIFRYAQSGAEMSALLGRVPSAVGYQPTLASEMGKLQERITSTKNGSITSVQAVYVPADDLTDPAPASVFAHLDATTVLNRKIAEKGIYPAVDPLDSTSRILDAQVIGNEHYRIATGTQQILQKYKDLQDIIAILGMDELSEEDKKIVERARKVEKFLSQPFFVAEVFTGSPGKYVTLKETLEGFGGILEGKYDEIPENAFYMVGSIQEVMEKYEKMKAEGKDKKNAS; encoded by the coding sequence ATGGAAGGAAAAATTATTCAGGTCATGGGGCCTGTTGTAGATGTGGAATTTGAAAACTATTTGCCCGCTATTTATGAAGCTCTAGATGTTAGTTATCACTTTGAAGATCAGGCTAGAGAGCTTGTCTTAGAAGTAGCGGCTCACTTGGGCGATAACCGCGTACGCACTATTGCAATGGACATGACAGAAGGGCTTACAAGAGGACAAAAAGTCATGGCGCGGGGTAAAATGATTGAAGTACCTGTGGGGGAGGAGGTGCTAGGCCGTATCTTTAATGTCGTGGGTGATGTGATTGATAACCAAGAACCCCTTAAAGAACCCATTAAATGGCCTATCCACCGTGCTGCTCCCTCTTTTGAACAGCAAAGCACTAAAACCGAGATGTTTGAAACCGGGATTAAAGTGATAGATTTACTAGCACCCTATTCTAAAGGCGGTAAAGTGGGGCTCTTTGGGGGCGCGGGTGTAGGTAAAACCGTCATTATTATGGAATTGATTCATAATGTAGCTTACAAACATAGCGGTTATTCTGTTTTTGCCGGTGTAGGTGAGCGCACTAGAGAGGGCAATGATTTATACCATGAAATGAAAGAGGGGGGGGTGTTAGATAAAGTAGCCCTATGTTATGGACAAATGAATGAACCACCCGGGGCTAGAAATCGCATTGTTTTTACGGGTCTGACTATGGCTGAATATTTCCGCGATGAAAAGGGCTTGGATATTTTGATGTTTATTGATAACATCTTTAGATACGCCCAATCTGGAGCGGAAATGTCTGCGCTTTTGGGGCGTGTACCCTCAGCGGTAGGTTATCAACCTACTTTAGCTAGCGAAATGGGTAAACTCCAAGAACGCATCACTTCTACTAAAAACGGCTCTATTACTTCTGTTCAAGCCGTTTATGTACCTGCAGACGATCTAACAGACCCGGCTCCTGCCTCTGTTTTTGCGCATTTAGATGCCACCACAGTGCTTAATCGTAAAATTGCAGAAAAGGGGATTTATCCAGCTGTTGATCCGCTTGATTCTACTTCAAGGATTTTAGACGCGCAGGTAATTGGCAATGAGCATTACCGCATCGCCACAGGTACCCAGCAAATCTTACAAAAATATAAAGACTTACAGGACATCATCGCTATTTTGGGCATGGACGAGCTTTCTGAGGAGGATAAAAAGATTGTAGAACGCGCTAGAAAGGTAGAAAAATTTCTCTCCCAACCTTTCTTTGTGGCTGAGGTCTTTACAGGTAGTCCGGGTAAGTATGTAACCCTTAAAGAAACCCTAGAGGGCTTTGGTGGGATTTTAGAGGGTAAATACGATGAGATACCAGAAAATGCCTTTTACATGGTGGGTAGTATCCAAGAAGTGATGGAAAAATATGAAAAAATGAAGGCTGAAGGCAAGGATAAAAAGAACGCATCTTAA
- the atpC gene encoding ATP synthase F1 subunit epsilon produces MGLLVSIVVPQGSIFSGGVDRITLPGEEGEFGVLEGHSNMVSLLKSGVIEIERGGQVSLIAINWGYVEVKHKSVDILADGAVFIKGDDEVYKAKKLLEDATSDRLAISSVIAKIEAHGLR; encoded by the coding sequence ATGGGATTACTGGTTAGTATCGTAGTGCCTCAGGGCTCTATCTTTTCAGGGGGGGTAGATCGCATCACCTTACCCGGAGAAGAGGGAGAATTTGGGGTTTTAGAGGGGCATAGCAATATGGTTTCTTTGCTTAAAAGCGGCGTGATTGAGATTGAAAGAGGGGGGCAGGTGAGCCTAATTGCTATTAATTGGGGTTATGTGGAAGTTAAACATAAGAGTGTGGATATTTTAGCCGATGGGGCGGTCTTTATTAAGGGTGATGATGAAGTGTATAAGGCTAAAAAACTCTTAGAGGATGCCACTTCCGATCGCCTAGCTATTTCTAGCGTGATTGCTAAAATTGAAGCGCATGGTCTAAGATAA
- a CDS encoding MotA/TolQ/ExbB proton channel family protein: MALVENFLASSGLVTLFVLILLSIYFILTLWVFFYKYVSIKTNILKEKQSLEAIMGGAQKDLQFKSAHMDKPSKEWLAVWKSQLLRQNTTGLVVLSIIASTAPFVGLFGTVVEILETFGHLGGQVSFDVIAPTISKALVATAAGILTAIPAYSFFLILKRKVYDLSVYVQMQIDMLIAKEGMQ, translated from the coding sequence ATGGCCTTAGTAGAAAATTTCTTAGCCAGTAGTGGGCTTGTTACTCTTTTTGTCTTGATCCTTCTTTCTATTTATTTTATCTTAACCTTATGGGTCTTTTTTTATAAGTATGTTTCTATTAAGACTAATATCCTGAAAGAAAAGCAATCTTTAGAAGCCATTATGGGAGGCGCACAAAAAGACCTACAATTTAAATCCGCACACATGGATAAACCTTCTAAAGAGTGGCTAGCTGTGTGGAAAAGCCAATTATTGCGCCAAAACACCACCGGGCTTGTGGTACTTAGCATTATTGCTAGCACCGCACCTTTTGTTGGACTCTTTGGGACGGTGGTAGAAATTTTAGAAACCTTTGGGCATTTGGGAGGGCAAGTTTCTTTTGATGTTATCGCTCCTACTATTTCTAAAGCTCTAGTGGCCACAGCAGCAGGTATTTTAACCGCAATTCCGGCTTATTCCTTTTTTCTCATCTTAAAGCGCAAAGTTTACGATTTATCCGTTTATGTACAAATGCAAATTGATATGCTCATTGCTAAGGAAGGCATGCAATAA
- a CDS encoding ExbD/TolR family protein, translating into MDFEGWDSDKPELNITPLVDIMLVLLAILMLTAPTITYKEDIKLPKGSPSARAPKAQILEIRMDIQGKIYIYDKVYSFASFPDSFHLLAKKYNKDIAVHVRADKRLTYDKIIYLLKNIREAGFHKVSLVTSA; encoded by the coding sequence ATGGATTTTGAAGGTTGGGATAGCGATAAACCTGAGCTTAATATCACGCCCTTAGTGGATATTATGCTAGTACTTTTAGCTATTTTGATGCTTACAGCGCCTACTATCACTTATAAAGAAGACATTAAATTGCCCAAAGGTTCTCCAAGTGCCCGTGCTCCTAAAGCTCAGATTTTAGAAATACGCATGGATATTCAGGGTAAAATTTATATTTATGATAAAGTTTATAGCTTTGCCTCTTTCCCGGATTCTTTTCACCTTTTGGCTAAAAAATACAATAAAGATATAGCTGTCCATGTGCGAGCAGACAAACGATTAACCTATGACAAAATTATTTATCTTCTCAAGAATATTAGAGAGGCAGGATTTCACAAGGTTTCTCTAGTTACTAGTGCCTAA
- a CDS encoding TonB C-terminal domain-containing protein produces the protein MENKGFFFGSGFLALLCYALLLFLLLQHQKDSPLTLPDQTLDVDFISDVTKLPSNPNPFKEDLGVKNIFAALPDKKASINPKEIQQIKRAQELLRNIQFSQHNKDFKALQDSLNQFDSSLKTLQDKHMELQIPKEESPSSEEEKKWFAQIYKILYAKWKLSFYQKASVGVLITISTTGQLSFSIVQYSPFATYNKEIETLLLSLQKQTFPPNPQKRTITLRVNFKTKDQ, from the coding sequence ATGGAAAATAAAGGTTTTTTCTTTGGTAGTGGTTTTCTAGCCCTTCTGTGTTATGCTCTCCTTTTATTTCTCTTATTACAACACCAAAAAGATAGCCCCTTAACTTTGCCTGATCAAACTTTAGATGTAGATTTTATTAGCGATGTTACTAAATTGCCAAGTAATCCAAATCCCTTTAAAGAGGATTTAGGTGTTAAAAACATATTTGCTGCCCTGCCTGATAAAAAGGCCTCCATTAACCCAAAAGAGATCCAGCAAATCAAACGCGCGCAGGAATTATTGCGTAATATCCAGTTCAGCCAACACAACAAGGATTTTAAGGCGCTACAAGATAGCCTTAATCAATTTGATAGCAGCCTTAAAACCTTGCAAGATAAACACATGGAATTACAAATCCCTAAAGAAGAAAGCCCTTCCTCTGAGGAGGAAAAAAAGTGGTTTGCACAAATTTATAAAATTCTTTATGCTAAATGGAAACTTAGTTTTTATCAAAAGGCTTCTGTAGGCGTGCTCATCACGATCTCTACAACCGGGCAATTAAGCTTTAGCATTGTGCAATATTCGCCCTTTGCAACTTATAACAAAGAAATAGAAACGCTTCTACTCTCTTTACAAAAGCAAACATTCCCCCCCAACCCTCAAAAGCGCACGATCACCTTGAGGGTGAATTTTAAAACAAAGGATCAGTAA
- the tolB gene encoding Tol-Pal system protein TolB codes for MRILWLFLLCYSSLLATDATLDIVKTIGKLPKVAIFYQNTDPYLKKIARLLASDLKISGHFEVMGAPQIQTQTPSYDSLATKGIQILVEIKADQNHQIHATLYDIANRSIKASKDYEFNTKALYPFIAHRVAIDTNALIQAPSIAWMQRMVVFAKYLSPGVTSIVVADYTLSYQQEIIKNNLLNIFPKWANADQSAIYFTQYLREPTIIKYDIRTGKSEAITQSSGMAAVSSVSKNGDKLLLSLAPDGQTDIFFYDTLKKSLKRLTTYSGIDVMGTFVDNEKAMVFVSDRSGYPNIYLKKLRENAPVEQVVFYAKNNDSITASGDNIVYVSREDKDANGQSTFNLHLITLKSDYVRRLTVSGVNQMPRFSYDGKAVMFLKKAASQSALGVILLDSNQSYLFPLENLEIQSFDW; via the coding sequence ATGCGGATTTTGTGGCTTTTTTTGTTGTGCTATTCTTCTTTGTTAGCCACCGATGCAACCCTAGACATTGTTAAAACCATTGGAAAATTACCCAAAGTTGCTATTTTTTATCAGAATACAGACCCCTATTTAAAAAAAATTGCCCGTCTATTAGCCTCTGATCTAAAAATAAGCGGGCATTTTGAAGTAATGGGCGCACCACAGATACAAACACAAACCCCCTCTTATGATAGTCTAGCTACAAAAGGTATTCAGATTTTAGTAGAGATCAAAGCAGATCAAAACCACCAAATCCATGCAACTCTTTATGACATTGCTAATCGTTCTATTAAAGCTAGCAAGGATTACGAGTTTAACACAAAAGCACTCTACCCCTTTATTGCCCACCGTGTAGCTATTGATACCAACGCTTTAATCCAAGCCCCCTCTATTGCTTGGATGCAGCGCATGGTGGTGTTTGCTAAATATTTAAGCCCGGGAGTAACTAGTATTGTTGTAGCCGATTATACGCTATCCTACCAACAAGAGATCATTAAAAATAATCTTTTAAATATTTTCCCCAAATGGGCAAATGCTGATCAAAGCGCGATTTATTTTACCCAGTATCTACGCGAGCCCACGATCATCAAATACGATATACGCACGGGTAAAAGTGAGGCGATCACACAAAGTTCTGGCATGGCCGCTGTTTCTAGTGTGAGTAAAAATGGGGATAAATTACTTTTATCTCTCGCTCCAGATGGACAAACTGATATTTTTTTCTACGACACTCTGAAAAAAAGTCTTAAACGCTTAACAACTTATAGCGGCATTGATGTAATGGGTACTTTTGTAGATAATGAAAAGGCTATGGTTTTTGTTTCCGATCGCTCTGGTTATCCTAATATCTATCTTAAAAAACTCCGTGAAAATGCCCCAGTAGAACAGGTGGTGTTTTATGCCAAAAATAACGATTCGATAACAGCTTCTGGGGATAATATCGTGTATGTTAGCCGTGAGGATAAAGATGCCAATGGGCAAAGTACTTTTAATTTACATCTCATCACCCTTAAAAGCGATTATGTCCGGCGTTTAACTGTAAGCGGGGTTAATCAAATGCCCCGTTTTTCTTACGACGGTAAAGCTGTGATGTTTTTAAAAAAGGCAGCATCGCAAAGTGCGCTAGGGGTGATTTTGCTAGATTCAAACCAAAGTTATCTTTTTCCACTAGAGAATTTGGAAATCCAATCCTTTGATTGGTAA